The proteins below come from a single Aegilops tauschii subsp. strangulata cultivar AL8/78 chromosome 6, Aet v6.0, whole genome shotgun sequence genomic window:
- the LOC109781342 gene encoding peroxidase 3 has product MAAAVPLPLPVMLLVAVAVMLVGAGAGAAGVRGGRQRQQQLRMGFYDKSCPAAERIVGDYVRLHVRRVPTVAPALLRTHYHDCFVRGCDGSILLNSTAAGAAEKDAPPNLTLRGFDLIDRVKGLVEEACPGVVSCADVLALAARDAVAAIGGPSWRVPTGRRDGTVSTMQEAVRELPSPSMTFPQLVALFAGKGLDVRDLVWLSGAHTIGIAHCSSFADRLYSYPSAGNGTGTVPPLDAAYAANLRQRKCRMGGRDAAVEMDPGSFLTFDLGYYHTVLKHRALFRSDAALVTDAAARADIAGVVSSPPEVFFQVFARSMARLGAVEVKTGSQGEIRKHCAVVNS; this is encoded by the exons atggccgccgccgtgCCGTTGCCATTGCCGGTGATGCTCCTTGTCGCGGTGGCCGTTATGCTCGTCGGTGCCGGCGCAGGCGCGGCCGGGGTGCGCGGCgggcggcagcggcagcagcagctgAGGATGGGGTTCTACGACAAGAGCTGCCCGGCGGCGGAGCGGATCGTGGGCGACTACGTCCGGCTGCACGTCCGGCGCGTGCCCACCGTCGCGCCCGCGCTGCTCCGGACGCACTACCACGACTGCTTCGTCAGG GGCTGCGATGGCTCCATCCTGCTCAACTCCACGGCCGCCGGCGCGGCGGAGAAGGACGCGCCGCCGAACCTGACGCTGCGGGGGTTCGACCTCATCGACCGCGTCAAGGGCCTCGTCGAGGAGGCCTGCCCCGGCGTCGTCTCCTGCGCCGACGTCCTCGCGCTCGCCGCCCGGGACGCCGTCGCCGCCATT GGCGGTCCGTCGTGGCGCGTGCCGACGGGGAGGAGGGACGGCACGGTGTCGACCATGCAGGAGGCGGTCCGCGAGCTGCCGTCGCCGTCGATGACCTTCCCGCAGCTCGTCGCCCTGTTCGCCGGCAAGGGCCTCGACGTGCGCGACCTCGTCTGGCTGTCAG GTGCGCACACCATCGGCATCGCCCACTGCTCCTCCTTCGCCGACCGCCTCTACAGCTACCCCAGCGCCGGCAACGGCACCGGGACCGTCCCGCCCCTCGACGCCGCCTACGCCGCCAACCTGCGGCAGCGCAAGTGCAGGATGGGCGGCCGCGACGCCGCGGTGGAGATGGACCCCGGCAGCTTCCTGACGTTCGACCTCGGCTACTACCACACTGTGCTCAAGCACAGGGCCCTGTTCCGGTCCGACGCCGCGCTGGTCACCGACGCCGCGGCGCGGGCCGACATTGCCGGCGTCGTGTCAAGCCCGCCGGAGGTGTTCTTCCAGGTGTTTGCGCGGTCCATGGCGAGGTTGGGCG